GTCGTTCTGAACTCAGATCAAGACTTCGGCTATATTGAGGCAGCCACGAACGGTACCGTCCGCCAAGAATACATCGCTGGATGAGATTTTTCGAAGCAAGCCAGAATGCACAAATGCCCCGGATTTCCTGATAGAAACCGGGGCACTGCGCTGAGTGAACTACACATTGAACCTGAATTCCACCAGGCCCAGCACCGACCAACCTCTGCAACTTGGCCGACGCGTTTCAGCCTGGGTACCGTGATAAGTTCGATACAGAGCGGAACCGCTTCCAAGTGGTATCCGCCGTATCTCTCGAGGCACGGAAAAGGTGTATATGAGCACTCTGGTAGTGGTAGGAACGGGGCCGGGGCTCGGCCGCAGTCTCGCCGAAAAGTTCGGTAAGAATGGCTTCGAGGTTGCCCTGATCGCGAGAAACCAGACGAATCTCGACGCTCTTCAGGCATCACTGTCAGAGCAGGGCATCACGAGCGCCGGTTTCGCAGCCGATGTCACGGACGAGCAGCAGCTCGCGGGAGCGTTCTCCAAAGTGCGGGAGACTTTCGGGCAGATCGATGTGCTCATCTACAACGCGGGTGTCATCGCGCCGGTCTCGGCCGCAGAAACAACGGCGCAGATCGCGAATCAGCATCTGCAGGTGAACATCATCGGCGGTATCTCAAGCGCGCAGCAGGTGATCGGTGAGATGGTGGACAGGCAGCAGGGAACCATCTTCTTTACCGGCGGTGGAGCAACCGAGCTGACCGTCACGCCGTTTTTGACGACGTTAAGCATCGGCAAGTCGGGGCTTCGCAGTTATGCCCATTGCCTCCATGAAGAGTTGGCGAGTCAGGGCGTCTATGTGGGGATGCTCTCCATCGCCGGAGTCATCCAAGAGGGCACCTACTTCTCGGCTGCGAACATCGCAGACGAATACTTCGACATGTATCAGAAGCGGGATGCCGCGGAGCGCTTCTACATCGACGAATCCGAGGAAGCGGACGCAGTCCTGAAAGAGACCTATACGAGTCAGTGACACCTCAATAGTGGTCAACGCGTAGCACCTTGCCAGTCGCACCGATGGGTTAGCCTCGCCAAGCGACCGGGCAGTGGCCAACGTCGAGCCGGAACTCCACCACGTGTCGACGCGAAGTGGGCGAACATCACGATCGAATGATGCCTCACGTGCTCATCCAGACCGCGCACGATGATGGATGCCATCTAAGCCACCTCCTTGAGCTATCAACTACGATCACGCTGGTTACTCAACGCGGAAGAACAAGAAGGGGACCACAAAGCCCCGTCGATCACGAAGATCGACGGGGCTCACGGAGCAGGATCAGCTCACATCACACATTGAAACGGAACTCCACGACGTCGCCGTCCTTCATGATGTAATCCTTGCCTTCGATACGAGCCTTGCCCGCAGCCTTGGCATTTGCCACTGAACCGGCTTCCACCAGATCGTCAAAGCCAACAACTTCAGCCTTGATGAAGCCACGCTGGAAGTCGGTGTGGATCACACCGGCAGCTTCCGGCGCGGTAGCACCACGGCGAATGGTCCAGGCACGAGTTTCCTTAGGACCGGCGGTCAGGTAGGACTGCAGACCCAGGGTGTCATAACCAACACGAGCCAACTTATCCAGACCGGACTCTTCGATGCCTGCATCCTCAAGCATTTCGGCGGCTTCGTCTTCTTCGAGCTCTGCCAGTTCGGCTTCGAACTGTGCATCGAGGAAGATCGCCTCGGCTGGAGCCACCAGCTCGGAGAGCTTAGCCTGCATCTCCTTATCGACCAGACCAGCCTCATCGGTGTTGAACACGTAGATGAATGGCTTGGTGGTCATCAGCTGCATTGGAGCCAATTCTTCCAAGTCCACACCGGCTGCCTTGCCGGCAGCAAACAGGGTCTTGCCCTCTTCGAGTACCTTCTGGGCAGCCAGCAGGTTGTCCATGAACGACTTTTCGATCTTCTTGCTGCGCAGTTCCTTTTCAAGGCGTGGCAGCTGGTTCTCGATGGTCTGCAGGTCGGCCAGGATCAGCTCGGTAGCGATGGTCTCGATATCCGATTCCGGATCAACCTTGCCGTTCACGTGGATAACATCGTCGTTCACGAACGCGCGGGTTACCTGGCAGATCGCGTCTGCTTCACGAATGTTGGCCAGGAACTTATTGCCCAGGCCTTCGCCTTCCGAAGCACCCTTGACGATGCCGGCGATATCCACGAAGGATACGGTCGCTGGCAAGATGCGCTCAGAATCGAAGATTCCGGCAAGCACCTTGAGCCGTGCGTCAGGCAACGGCACGACACCCACGTTGGGTTCAATGGTTGCGAACGGGTAGTTGGCTGCCAGCACCTGAGCACGGGTCAGCGCGTTGAACATGGTGGACTTGCCGACGTTGGGCAGTCCGACGATTCCGATAGTAAGAGCCACGGGAGAAAATTCTACCTTTTACTAGTTATGAACGCGCAATGATCTACTGACGCGTGAATTCTTTAGTTGCCCTGAGGGCGGGAGCCGCGGCCACCGAGGGCGCGTTCCTCGTCGCCAGCTTCCTTGAGCTTGCCACGGATTTCCTTAGGCAGTGAGAAGATAATGTCTTCCTCTGCGGTGGTCACCTCGGAGACATCGTTGAAGCCGTACTCTGCTAGCAACGCAACCACTTCGCGCACCAGAACCTCCGGTACGGAGGCACCGGAGGTCACGCCCACGGTCGAGACACCTTCAAACCAGGACTCGTCGACCTCATTGGCGAAGTCCACACGGTAGGCGGCCTTCGCCCCATGATCTAGGGCAACCTCGACCAGGCGCACCGAGTTCGAGGAGTTAGCAGAACCAACCACGATCACCAGATCAGCCTGTGGCGCGATGTTCTTGATGGCCGCCTGACGGTTGGTCGTGGCATAGCAAATATCATCGCTGGGTGGATCCTGCAGGTTAGGGAAACGCTTGCGCAGGCGACGCACAATTTCCATGGTTTCATCCACACTCAAGGTGGTCTGTGAAAGCCAGATCAGCTTGTCCGGATCCTTCACCTGGACGGTGTCAGCCTCTTCGGGGTTGTTCACGATGGTGGTCACCTCCGGTGCTTCACCGTAGGTGCCTTCAACCTCTTCGTGACCTTCGTGACCAATGAGCAGGATCTCATAGTCATTCTTGGCAAAACGCACGGCTTCGCGGTGCACCTTGGTCACCAGCGGGCAGGTCGCGTCAATGGTCTGCAGGTTACGGTCTGCAGCGGACTGAACTACTGCCGGAGAGACACCGTGGGCGGAGAAGACCACGAGGGCACCCTCGGGAACTTCTTCGTTTTCTTCCACAAAGATCGCTCCGCGAGCTTCCAACTCAGAAACCACATGCAGGTTGTGCACGATCTGCTTGCGCACGTAAACCGGCGGTCCGTAGTGCTCCAAAGCTTTTTCTACGGCCACCACGGCACGGTCCACGCCGGCGCAGTAGCCACGCGGAGCCGCGAGCAAAACCTTGCGCTCGGATACCTGCGGGGAGGCAGCTGCTATTTCGGCCGGGGTGCGTCGAACGCGCGGGATCCGAGGAACTGGCAGCGATACCGGGATGGAAGTGGAAGTAGCCATACCTCTAGTCTACGAACTGCATGCAAGTTAGCCCATGCTCATATGACCCGTGCCACCGTCTACCGGCTGTGAGTTCCACCTCCACCTGCACCCAGGACAACTAGCAAGGTAGCGAACTGGGCAGTTTCACGCTGGTGCGGACAATCGCGCCAGTGCCATCGCTGCCACGGTATGCTCTGCAAACCCCGACACCTCGTTTGGCCAGATTAGCCTTGATCTGACGCAATGAATCGGGTGAGAAACCGTACCACTGCATGTGCATTAAGACGGTGTCACCCGGTACCGCCGCAGAGGCACGACTAATGGTGATCGACTTGGATTTCACCTTCCAGTCTTCGGTGTCTCGAGTCCACGCCCACATGGCCATGCCTCGACTGTCATAGCCGCAGCGCACCGAGCCATCTATCGCGCCGTAGGGCGGACGGCCAAAGTTGGTATGCACCCCGGAGCCGCCCAGTTGCGTCCCAACCTGTCGACAGCTCAACGGTCGCAGATCCGGATGGCTGATTGAATGGTTGATGACCCATTGTCCCTTGACCCGGGCCAGGCTAGCCAGATCAACTCCGTACCGCGACTTATAGGATGAGAGGCAGTCTCCTGTCGGAGCCAATACCAATCCAATGTTGGCGCTGGCAGCATAGTCGATGGTCGATTTGTAGGAGCTCAAGGAACTCGGGCAATCATCAAAAGTCAGTACAACCTTTGAGGTGCGATTGGGCCCAGAGCGCAATGGTGCCGAGGGTGGTTTGGGATAGGTGGTTACATAACTGCCGCTGACCCAGCCGGTATGCCCACCGTAATTCACGCGATACCAGCCGTTAGAGGCTCTGGCGTATGCGGGTACCGTTTTGCCCTTCGGGATAGTGATCAGGATCCGGTAGTTCGTGGAGGTACCGGTACGCAGATTCAAACTATCAAGGGTGCGCACATTCGCCACCACCACATAATAGTCACTGACATAGCCGGTGCGACCGTTATAGCTGACCTGATACCAGCCGGTTGAGGCTCGCCCTAAGACTGGAACTGAGGTGCCTTTTGGAATACTGACCCGAACCGGGTAGGCGGTCGAGGGGCCTGTACGCAAATTCAGATTATCCGTGGTGCGCACCCGCGCCGGTAGGTCGATGGACACTTCAGCGGCAATACTAAGACTGGCCGATCGGGTAGCCGGCGCCAACTGTTGCCCTGCCATGGCGCCTGCAGCTAACGGAACCGAACCTGCCAGCATGCCCACGGCGAGCGCTACCGCTCCAAGTGAGCGTGTTGCGGAGTGATGGAAATTTTCCCCAAACATGACAGTGCGTCCTTTTGAAAATGATCCCCCTGTGTACACCAGTGTCCGCGCGTGATTGTTCCGGAGCAAGGGCATCATGAACACTTATCCGAATTGTTGGAAATACTCAGTGCACGGCTTATGTATAGGGAAAATGACCACAAACTTCACCCGTTCTGACATCAACCCTCCACCTTGTTTGACTCCATCGCGCTTCCGGTAATCCGCGGAACTGTCGGGGTGATGCGGTAGTCTCACTTGTGCAGCAGCGATCGCGCAGGCTGGTGCCACGTCTCGATTCTCAAGGAGCGGCCCGTATGGAGCCCCAAACACCAGCGAGCTTGCCA
The nucleotide sequence above comes from Glutamicibacter sp. B1. Encoded proteins:
- a CDS encoding SDR family NAD(P)-dependent oxidoreductase, which gives rise to MSTLVVVGTGPGLGRSLAEKFGKNGFEVALIARNQTNLDALQASLSEQGITSAGFAADVTDEQQLAGAFSKVRETFGQIDVLIYNAGVIAPVSAAETTAQIANQHLQVNIIGGISSAQQVIGEMVDRQQGTIFFTGGGATELTVTPFLTTLSIGKSGLRSYAHCLHEELASQGVYVGMLSIAGVIQEGTYFSAANIADEYFDMYQKRDAAERFYIDESEEADAVLKETYTSQ
- a CDS encoding 4-hydroxy-3-methylbut-2-enyl diphosphate reductase — translated: MATSTSIPVSLPVPRIPRVRRTPAEIAAASPQVSERKVLLAAPRGYCAGVDRAVVAVEKALEHYGPPVYVRKQIVHNLHVVSELEARGAIFVEENEEVPEGALVVFSAHGVSPAVVQSAADRNLQTIDATCPLVTKVHREAVRFAKNDYEILLIGHEGHEEVEGTYGEAPEVTTIVNNPEEADTVQVKDPDKLIWLSQTTLSVDETMEIVRRLRKRFPNLQDPPSDDICYATTNRQAAIKNIAPQADLVIVVGSANSSNSVRLVEVALDHGAKAAYRVDFANEVDESWFEGVSTVGVTSGASVPEVLVREVVALLAEYGFNDVSEVTTAEEDIIFSLPKEIRGKLKEAGDEERALGGRGSRPQGN
- a CDS encoding SH3 domain-containing protein, whose protein sequence is MFGENFHHSATRSLGAVALAVGMLAGSVPLAAGAMAGQQLAPATRSASLSIAAEVSIDLPARVRTTDNLNLRTGPSTAYPVRVSIPKGTSVPVLGRASTGWYQVSYNGRTGYVSDYYVVVANVRTLDSLNLRTGTSTNYRILITIPKGKTVPAYARASNGWYRVNYGGHTGWVSGSYVTTYPKPPSAPLRSGPNRTSKVVLTFDDCPSSLSSYKSTIDYAASANIGLVLAPTGDCLSSYKSRYGVDLASLARVKGQWVINHSISHPDLRPLSCRQVGTQLGGSGVHTNFGRPPYGAIDGSVRCGYDSRGMAMWAWTRDTEDWKVKSKSITISRASAAVPGDTVLMHMQWYGFSPDSLRQIKANLAKRGVGVCRAYRGSDGTGAIVRTSVKLPSSLPC
- the ychF gene encoding redox-regulated ATPase YchF — translated: MALTIGIVGLPNVGKSTMFNALTRAQVLAANYPFATIEPNVGVVPLPDARLKVLAGIFDSERILPATVSFVDIAGIVKGASEGEGLGNKFLANIREADAICQVTRAFVNDDVIHVNGKVDPESDIETIATELILADLQTIENQLPRLEKELRSKKIEKSFMDNLLAAQKVLEEGKTLFAAGKAAGVDLEELAPMQLMTTKPFIYVFNTDEAGLVDKEMQAKLSELVAPAEAIFLDAQFEAELAELEEDEAAEMLEDAGIEESGLDKLARVGYDTLGLQSYLTAGPKETRAWTIRRGATAPEAAGVIHTDFQRGFIKAEVVGFDDLVEAGSVANAKAAGKARIEGKDYIMKDGDVVEFRFNV